In one Bacillus sp. PK3_68 genomic region, the following are encoded:
- a CDS encoding iron ABC transporter permease, with the protein MIFILSSILIVFIALASIMLGTKDMSMRVVWDSISQFDANNADHQIVRTGRMPRAIAVLLVGAFLAVAGAVMQGITRNYLASPTLMGVNDGSAFMITLAVVFFPGLPSYQMILLSMLGSAIGAAFVFGFGSVIKDGLSPVRLAIIGTVIGTFLSSIASAIAMYFQVSQTVAAWYNTKLQSVDPDMLWLSIPFGVIGILLAIASARAITITSLGEDVAAGLGQKTKAVRLLSMFSVVLLTGTAVALVGKIAFVGLVIPHIVRFLVGEDYRFIIPSSLVVGACFLSFCDLISRYLNYPFETPIGVVTSIIGVPFFLYLIRTRGGEKHA; encoded by the coding sequence ATGATTTTTATCTTGTCTTCCATCCTCATTGTATTCATCGCTCTAGCCTCTATTATGTTGGGAACAAAGGACATGAGCATGCGGGTGGTTTGGGACTCCATCAGTCAATTTGATGCAAACAATGCAGATCATCAAATTGTTAGAACAGGACGAATGCCCAGGGCGATAGCAGTTTTGCTTGTAGGTGCTTTTTTAGCAGTTGCAGGGGCAGTAATGCAAGGAATCACACGTAATTATTTAGCTTCGCCTACGCTCATGGGCGTAAACGACGGCTCTGCTTTTATGATCACGTTAGCCGTTGTTTTTTTTCCGGGCCTGCCAAGCTATCAAATGATTTTATTGTCCATGTTGGGATCGGCAATAGGCGCTGCATTCGTGTTTGGATTTGGCTCGGTTATCAAAGATGGTCTTTCGCCCGTTAGACTGGCCATTATTGGAACTGTTATTGGAACATTTTTAAGCAGTATCGCCTCAGCTATAGCAATGTATTTCCAAGTGTCACAAACAGTGGCAGCTTGGTATAATACCAAACTACAATCTGTCGACCCAGATATGCTGTGGTTATCAATTCCATTCGGAGTGATTGGGATACTGTTGGCTATTGCCAGTGCACGTGCTATCACTATTACATCTCTTGGTGAGGATGTGGCTGCTGGACTCGGACAAAAAACAAAAGCAGTACGGTTGCTTAGTATGTTTTCCGTCGTGTTACTTACTGGAACAGCCGTGGCGCTTGTTGGAAAAATTGCATTTGTTGGGCTAGTGATCCCTCACATTGTTCGGTTTTTAGTAGGGGAGGACTATCGATTTATTATTCCTAGCTCTCTTGTAGTGGGCGCCTGTTTTTTAAGTTTTTGCGATTTAATTAGTCGGTATTTAAACTATCCATTTGAAACACCAATAGGGGTTGTTACA